CCGAGCTGCTCGAGGTCTGACGAAACGACAGCGAGCTTGTGGTGACGGCAGCTTCGCCGGCCAAGAGTCCCGGTCGAGCCGGGCGCAATCTGCCCGCCGCGATCGGTGTCGGCGTCGGGCTGGGCGGCACCGTCATCGCGTGTCTCGTCATCTCCCGGGCCGCGTTCGTCGCGCTGGTGTCCATCGCGGTGCTCATAGCGGTGTGGGAGCTGACCTCCGCGATGGCCACCAAGAATGTGCGCGCCCCGCTGGTGCCGCTGGCCATCGGCTCGGTGGCGATGTTGGTCGCGGCCTACCAAGGCGGCACCGAGTCGCTGATGGTCGGGCTGGTACTCACCACGCTCGCGGTGGTCGGCTGGCGGTTGGTGGACGGCCCCGACGGGTTCGCCGCGGACATCACCGCGGGGGTGTTCACCGCGGTCTACGTGCCGTTCCTGGCCGGCTTCACGATCCTGATGAACGCCCCGCACGACGGGGCGCGGCGGGTGGCCACCTTCGTGATCGTGGTGGTCTGCAACGACGTCGGCGGCTACGCGGCGGGCGTGTTATTCGGCAAGCACCAGATGGCGCCGAAAATCAGCCCGAAGAAGTCCTGGGAGGGCATGG
The DNA window shown above is from Sporichthyaceae bacterium and carries:
- a CDS encoding phosphatidate cytidylyltransferase; protein product: MTAASPAKSPGRAGRNLPAAIGVGVGLGGTVIACLVISRAAFVALVSIAVLIAVWELTSAMATKNVRAPLVPLAIGSVAMLVAAYQGGTESLMVGLVLTTLAVVGWRLVDGPDGFAADITAGVFTAVYVPFLAGFTILMNAPHDGARRVATFVIVVVCNDVGGYAAGVLFGKHQMAPKISPKKSWEGMAGSLIACAAGGAICVIVMIDGGSWWQGALLGLALSVASTVGDLGESVLKRDLGVKDMGTLLPGHGGIMDRLDSLLVAAPIAWLLLAAIVNPR